From the Devosia sp. FJ2-5-3 genome, the window GCAGATGCATGCCCATTTTGGCCGCCCAGATCGCTGTGTCATTGGTGGCAGAACCCCACCAGATGCGTTCGCGCAGGCCTTCGGAATGCGGCTCGAGGCGCAGCAGCCCCGGCGGATTGGGAAACATCGGGCGCGGATTGGGCTGGGCAAAGCCCTTGCCCTTCAACACCTCGAGGAACACTTCGGCGTGCTGGCGCGCCATGTCGGCATCGGTCTTGCCCTCTTCGGGGGCGAAGCCGAAATAGCGGTAGCCATCGATCACCTGCTCGGGCGAGCCGCGCGATATGCCCAATTGCAGCCGGCCACCCGAGATCAGATCGGCGGCCCCGGCGACTTCGGCCATATAGAGGGGGTTTTCATAGCGCATATCGATCACGGCCGTGCCGATCTCGATTTTCTTGGTCCTGGCGCCCACGGCCGCCAAAAGCGGGAAGGGCGAGGCGAGCTGGCGCGCAAAATGGTGCACGCGGAAATAAGCGCCGTCGGCGCCAAGCTCCTCGGCGGCCACCGCCAGATCGATCGATTGCAGCAGCGTATCGCCGGCCGAACGCGTCCCCGATTGCGGCGACGGGTTCCAGTGGCCAAAGGAGAGAAAGCCGATCTTCTTCATGTTTCAGGATCCCGTCTGTCGTGCGCTTGCGTTTGCCAGCAGAGCTAAGCCTCTTCCTGCCCGCTCACAAGTTGCCGGGTGCGGAACGGATTGATGCGAAGGATTGAACGAGCCCCTTAATAGGCCAGTTCCGTGAACCGGGCCTCGCGGCTGTCAT encodes:
- a CDS encoding LLM class flavin-dependent oxidoreductase; amino-acid sequence: MKKIGFLSFGHWNPSPQSGTRSAGDTLLQSIDLAVAAEELGADGAYFRVHHFARQLASPFPLLAAVGARTKKIEIGTAVIDMRYENPLYMAEVAGAADLISGGRLQLGISRGSPEQVIDGYRYFGFAPEEGKTDADMARQHAEVFLEVLKGKGFAQPNPRPMFPNPPGLLRLEPHSEGLRERIWWGSATNDTAIWAAKMGMHLQSSTLKFDETGKPFHIQQAEQIRAYRAAWKDAGHAYEPRVSVSRSIFALVNDMDRMYFGAGRPEQDQFGYIEENVRAVFGRGYTAEPDKLIEDLRKDEAIAEADTLLLTVPNQLGVDYNAHVIESILTHVAPALGWR